The following coding sequences are from one Streptomyces sp. NBC_01485 window:
- a CDS encoding DUF2277 domain-containing protein produces the protein MCRSIKTLRPPVLPEEATEDEIRAAALQYVRKVSGFRAPAEHNREVFDRAVEVIAAATAELLDGLEVRGAHRPPAA, from the coding sequence ATGTGCCGGAGTATCAAGACGCTGCGTCCGCCCGTGCTGCCCGAAGAGGCCACGGAGGACGAGATTCGTGCCGCAGCCCTGCAGTACGTACGCAAGGTGTCCGGGTTCCGGGCGCCGGCCGAGCACAACCGGGAGGTGTTCGACAGAGCGGTCGAAGTCATCGCCGCGGCCACGGCGGAGCTGCTGGACGGGCTGGAGGTGCGCGGGGCGCACCGGCCGCCGGCCGCGTGA
- a CDS encoding ketopantoate reductase family protein — protein MTNDVANDVLSVAVLGPGGVGGLLAALLSRAGHRVTCLAGEDTATALRAHGIRVRSTPFGDFTAPVDADTELRAPVDAVLIAVKHTSLDAALTRVPARALGDDTLLVPFLNGVEHPAALRAHHRPDRVAPAVIRVESTRLAPGVIEHGSPFAEIDLTGDTVPRPRLDALGRALTAAGPTVRVLPDETAALWAKMAFLAPFALLTTRHGLPLGEVRTRHRAELTALVEETAAVSRACGAPADPAQALARYDAFAPTTKSSMQRDAEAGRPLELDAIGGALLRAAERHGVPVPVTAGLVRELADATR, from the coding sequence ATGACGAACGACGTGGCGAACGACGTACTCAGCGTGGCCGTGCTCGGCCCCGGCGGGGTGGGCGGCCTGCTCGCGGCCCTGCTGTCCCGGGCCGGACACCGGGTAACCTGCCTGGCCGGCGAGGACACGGCCACGGCCCTGCGCGCTCACGGCATCCGGGTCCGCAGCACCCCGTTCGGCGACTTCACGGCCCCCGTCGACGCGGACACCGAGCTGCGTGCCCCGGTCGACGCGGTCCTGATCGCCGTCAAGCACACCTCCCTCGACGCGGCCCTGACCCGCGTCCCCGCCCGGGCGCTCGGCGACGACACCCTCCTCGTCCCGTTCCTGAACGGCGTCGAGCACCCGGCCGCCCTCCGCGCCCACCATCGCCCGGACCGGGTCGCCCCGGCCGTGATCCGCGTCGAGTCGACCCGCCTCGCCCCGGGCGTGATCGAGCACGGGAGCCCCTTCGCGGAGATCGACCTGACCGGCGACACCGTGCCGCGCCCCCGCCTCGACGCGCTCGGGCGGGCGCTGACGGCGGCCGGCCCGACCGTCCGCGTCCTGCCGGACGAGACGGCCGCCCTGTGGGCGAAGATGGCGTTCCTCGCGCCCTTCGCCCTGCTCACCACCCGGCACGGCCTCCCGCTGGGCGAGGTCCGCACCCGGCACCGCGCGGAGCTGACCGCCCTGGTCGAGGAGACCGCCGCCGTCAGCCGCGCCTGCGGCGCCCCCGCCGACCCGGCGCAGGCACTCGCCCGGTACGACGCCTTCGCCCCCACCACCAAGTCCTCCATGCAGCGCGACGCCGAGGCGGGCCGCCCCCTCGAACTCGACGCGATCGGCGGCGCGTTGCTGCGCGCGGCCGAACGGCACGGGGTGCCGGTGCCCGTAACGGCGGGCCTGGTACGGGAGTTGGCGGACGCTACTCGCTAG
- a CDS encoding GNAT family N-acetyltransferase, whose protein sequence is MDLSGVERVGLVRWAEGDFWLLRRANSPEMTEHLGGPESEEKLADRHRRYVELSRGCMYRVVLADGGESVGSIGYWETEWRGGTVWETGWGILPEFQGRGLAALAARALVDVVRQSPGAHPALHAFPKVDNAASNGVCRKAGFTLLGQVDTEYPKGNPIRSNDWYVDLRSTGTSE, encoded by the coding sequence ATGGATCTCAGCGGTGTGGAGCGGGTGGGGCTGGTGCGCTGGGCGGAGGGGGACTTCTGGCTGCTGCGGCGGGCCAACAGTCCCGAGATGACCGAGCACCTCGGTGGCCCGGAGAGCGAGGAGAAGCTCGCCGACCGGCACCGGCGGTATGTCGAGCTGTCTCGCGGCTGTATGTACCGGGTCGTGCTCGCGGACGGCGGGGAGAGCGTCGGGTCGATCGGGTACTGGGAGACCGAGTGGCGGGGCGGGACGGTGTGGGAGACGGGCTGGGGGATCCTGCCCGAGTTCCAGGGCAGAGGGCTCGCCGCGCTGGCGGCCCGCGCGCTCGTGGACGTCGTCAGGCAGTCGCCGGGTGCTCACCCGGCCCTGCACGCCTTCCCCAAGGTCGACAACGCGGCGTCCAACGGGGTGTGCCGCAAGGCCGGGTTCACTCTGCTCGGGCAGGTCGACACCGAGTACCCGAAGGGGAACCCGATCCGGTCCAACGACTGGTACGTCGACCTGCGGAGCACCGGGACTAGCGAGTAG